A window of Metopolophium dirhodum isolate CAU chromosome 6, ASM1992520v1, whole genome shotgun sequence genomic DNA:
ataaaaatctattattattattattatagaaatctcatctactataataaatatttaacagtaaTTATTTGTACTGGGTCAACAGCAgatccaataaaaaaatatacatattatcccTATTgcctagattataatatattttaaaaattaaaaaaaaatgggtaaaCACTTAAATTGTAGGTAGTGGTATTTATAGGAAGCGGAAGACAAAGGGAGCACATTTATCACATCTAATTTTTATAGGCCTTCTGTTCATTTAGAATAGGCTAATCCGATCTTtccataagaaataaaaaatttggtaCTCATTACCtacattgtaaattaattttatcaagtatgctaactataaattttaatattctaatatataatatcttactttataaattatttctataaatatttaagaattagGTACTTcgtcaaaaatcaaatttattttaaaaatatttgtccgCTTTACGCCTCTACAAGTCTGTTGATTTTATTGATCCCCATCATTTCCCCTTGAAAAAGGTTGCTActccttttcttttttttaataattgagaataatgagtattatttttaattaagaggatgctacatatttgttttctctgtcTTACTAGTgagtaacatggcaaatttatGCTCAGCCGATCACGTTtaactccgttagtttaaaaattagagtgaatcgacttattatgaaacttgatggtaagaatattatctgtgtttgtgtgTGGGTATTCTTACgattgttcaattttttagcaagttatgagtatataatatagcataaattaaaaatgctttcaactcacttaaaaactaaattattgcaAACACAGATAATGCTCTCATCATATCAAGTTTAATAAGAGGTTTgattcactataatttttaaattaacgaagCTAAACATGATCTGCTGAGCCTAAATTTGCTGTTACGCACTcgtaaaacggagacaacaaatgccagTGTTATGTCTTCTtaataatggtaaatatataataataatataataatcagtgagagttaaaattattataaaacaccaAGCATAATACTGCTCCCCGGTACGTCCTCTTAagcaagttttttttaatcaaaaatatagaaaaaatacaacagtttttaatattttcacttgtaatttaaactgtttattatttacaagctataacataatattaataaaaacaattatttttaatatttacaataacagTGTTATGTTCAAGTTTTATAGACATATtagatatcatattttatatcacatggtaaggttttctttttttttaaattttcatcgagtttccaaaaaataattaattataaaaatgttgaatatattattttaacatttatttgcatttaaagagctaaaaaatataagaaaagtGAGTGTTTTAAGgaaatcaatgaaataaatgAACACATTAAgtgataaaattgataaatagtgAGTGCATAGCAACCCTGCAGGAAGAATAGATGCTGCTtattgtagatacattttaatgtacccCAATGctttaaatagaataaaaatatatttggaaaatcCAACAGTTgtagtcaattttttaaaacattgtgttttatagtttatataaaactCAATATAGGTTACTCATTGATGTTGTCCAAGTACTAAGAATATAGATTGGATAAAAACCTAAAgataacaaaatgttaaatgcaattaatatacctattcaaacaataaatttgcgaattttttttttagacactAAGACAATTTTGAGTAGGTCACATCTCACACTTATTGAATAAGTCAAATAGGTacccaattattttatattacgaacagattgaattaaatgtaattataaataataacacattttttgcATGACATTAGATAGGTAATACCGGAGTAGGTTCTActggtttaataatttaatattaactcgaTTGTAAATGATCACATaacaaattgtcaataaaatatatatttgtaatattataatactattacagtgataaatgtattaaattcagTATGAtgcattaatgtataaaaatgtacttactttTAATGGATGATCTACGACCACAACTTCGACTTTTTTACTTTACGTTATAGATCTGACCAACTGGATGAggtaaagaaaattaaaaactgtctGTAaccttgataaaaaaattttccagagataaaatgtttataaaaacatatgaaGCATGGAGGAaaccataaatatcaatacaattatgtCTATGGAGGAAATATGTGACGGGATGAAGCAAAATGATTACCGCGAAATTTGAAGAACAGACATTCCGTCACGGATAAGTACAAAATTTGTACAATACGTCAatactacaatttaaaattcatacagACTACTGACATTTGATAGTTTGATGGCATTGGCATGAGTGTGTTTCGTTTTTCGTACGTTTTTGTAAATACCAGAGATCTGGTTCAATGATTTGAAATGTGGAATGTGGATTAGAGTTTTGTTTAGATCAATCGGAAAacgtaagtattttattttcaatattcgtGTACTTGTGTGTAATGGTGCACGATTATCTTTAATCGCGGTACTTCACACGTATGACATATTTCTGACaatcatataggtattaatgtattatcatgTATATACAGAATACAGATATACTATTCGTACTTGCTTCCGTAATCATGAATCGCCAATACCCAATAACATAGAAAAATAGTGAATAGAATTATAactttcttataattatttgaagatattatagttcagaataaatcaattattaataattaaatctttGCAAACATTAATTTTGGGAATGTTGTTGATGCATTTTCataacaaaagttaaaaaaaaaattataacaattgtatTGGTTTTGTAATATACCTATGCCCTACATTcgaatattgtttaatttactgataaaaatttaatttacaatttataaaaatgggtTCGTTTTTTTGCTTTTGTCCCCGGCCtcaaaaattctaaattgaGCTCTACGACATAAGACATTgcacatatttattaattattatcatagacatataaatataaatattaatatgtctatgattattatataaaaacatgctttaaaaatataccGGTTGATGAACGTGTTATCACATCGTGCTTATCACCAAaacatcaacaattattatttgtttacttttatACTATAGCATTTCAGGCTTCagcgtaaaaaaaaacaactaaagaGAAGctacttttttgattttaagaCTTAGATCGGCACTGGGATTTTGAGTTGATTTTTCTTAAAAGGTCGAAGATCAAGTGATACACGAAGATTTCTAAAATAGTAAGTTTGTTTAATCAATTGTCCAGAGttcatgttattataaatatttatgaatttgttacctattattatttatttatttcggctattaaatgttatagcctctatttaattttcttattttgttattaaaggtATAATTATGACATTTGACACATCTTGGGATGTTGATAAATACAGATCTGAACATGAATATGAAGATCATTGGCAGTTTAGGCGTCAGTTTTTAGTTGCTCATCAAGACAAATTTCCCGAAGATCGATTAGTGTGTTTAGCCCAAGTCTTTTTTAACATTGAGTTCTTAGGATGCCAGtgagttcaaattttaattgatcTTCTCAATATCTTATACTGATATATTTAATCAAGCTGCAAATTACagtatgtttattgttttttaataattttaacttttcaagATACCCTAAAAAAGTCATGGATCTTATTGAAACATTATCTGAAGGTTTAGCTGATGACTTAAGAGAAAAACGTAAAGGAAAATTACAAAGAACCTTTGTTGCAGCCTCAGATGCTGCCGAAGCTAAAGCTAAACGCTgtaagtagataataatattatgtatattgctaTAATTCTAAAGATATTGAAACAATTGCTAAGTGTCATTTAAATAGTTAACTgttattctaaattttaaagtcatctttattaatgtatttcagGAAATTATGATGAAATCATGTATGTCTGATCAGTATCACccgaataaattacaaattccaatataattatttatatgtttattattactgtactattaaaaatgataaaactaatggatttaaaatgaaaaattatttatcaattcaaATGATTTACTTGATTTGGCGGTTTCATATTCTGAAATGGTGTTGCAACATATCATTGTGTGCATTATGATCAATTAattgtgtaaaattttttttttctaataaattgaagactcataataataggtatgtaatataattacaatttgtatttcaaattttgtttgttttatatgtaaatctgattttatagacaatataatattatatttaagttatttttgacTAATGCCAGTAAGCTCTGGCACATATACgactgtaggtacattgtattttataaagaaatcaATAGGAGTATAGGGCATCAGCTACAATTAATGtatgttaatacaatattattttatattttattgtcttttggttaaaattatctataatatattaatatgcatttatcaATTATGTATAACATTGTCTCCATCTAACTGACACACAGCAATACAGTAAATCTACCTAATTTTAAGTTCAGAATAATCCATTTTACACTATTGTGTACTAGtcgacaattttaaaataactatattatataacttgcttcaaaattaaaatataaaaaaaagtctacaaaGGTCTTAAATAATACTCTTGCCTTTTGATGATAGGTCATTTCAATTCACTATAATCTTTAAAATAACGGAGTAAAATGAATTTATCTGTACATAAAATTTACAGTGTTATGTATTACTAAAACGGGGACAATAAATGCGTATATGTTATCctcgtaaataaatatataaatatttcataatacgtAACTTGAAACTATATG
This region includes:
- the LOC132947461 gene encoding partner of xrn-2 protein 1-like isoform X1, with amino-acid sequence MTFDTSWDVDKYRSEHEYEDHWQFRRQFLVAHQDKFPEDRLVCLAQVFFNIEFLGCQYPKKVMDLIETLSEGLADDLREKRKGKLQRTFVAASDAAEAKAKRCK
- the LOC132947461 gene encoding partner of xrn-2 protein 1-like isoform X2; this translates as MTFDTSWDVDKYRSEHEYEDHWQFRRQFLVAHQDKFPEDRLVCLAQVFFNIEFLGCQYPKKVMDLIETLSEGLADDLREKRKGKLQRTFVAASDAAEAKAKR